A genomic region of Candidatus Thermoplasmatota archaeon contains the following coding sequences:
- a CDS encoding C25 family cysteine peptidase has protein sequence MLKKILPLVIIGVLLTNGIGAVVSYSENSGSTTKFTLSFPSLDMQEYDSGYLEARLENTLSYVTNPGCPMLPKIVKTVELKFGVQNVRVEVIPKILQEYSIERKIRPAPVLVPLAPTYITNRDKITRSWENEAVYTGEQLYPSAWYTYRVGCGLNAENERVTHVAIHIFPVRYSPLLGKLYAAGGAEVTITYEKPEAKPSSTNGAYDMVIISPSVFSGELQRLVDHKNDHGVKTVLKTTDEIYSEYSGVDKPEQIKYFIKDAIETWDIKYVLLVGGLKSLIWAKPRDNANEGSERWHVPVRYTNLYDNPKYPLDVSTIHDPGVLCDLYYADVYKEGGIFEDWDPNNDGIFAAWNKPGVENDTDLDFYPDVAVGRLACRNIKEVRTVVDKIITYEQNPCDPSWFKKMTVISGDGFLDQQDLDFQWDTNSLPNGEYTIYAQSTNDEDESGPID, from the coding sequence ATGCTAAAAAAAATATTGCCGCTAGTAATTATAGGGGTTTTGTTAACCAATGGAATCGGAGCAGTGGTATCATACAGTGAAAACAGCGGTTCAACCACGAAATTTACGCTCTCTTTTCCATCACTGGATATGCAAGAATATGATAGCGGGTACCTTGAAGCGCGTCTTGAGAATACTCTATCATATGTAACGAATCCGGGTTGCCCCATGCTGCCGAAGATTGTGAAAACTGTTGAACTCAAGTTTGGTGTACAGAATGTGAGGGTCGAAGTGATACCAAAAATATTACAGGAATACAGCATTGAGAGGAAAATTCGCCCCGCTCCTGTGCTTGTTCCCCTTGCCCCTACATATATAACGAATAGAGACAAAATTACCCGCTCCTGGGAAAATGAGGCGGTGTATACAGGTGAACAACTATACCCCTCTGCCTGGTACACGTACCGAGTTGGCTGCGGTTTAAACGCTGAAAATGAACGGGTTACCCATGTGGCAATACATATCTTTCCTGTCAGATATTCCCCCCTTTTGGGAAAACTTTATGCGGCTGGGGGTGCCGAAGTTACAATAACATATGAGAAACCTGAGGCAAAACCATCTTCCACGAACGGTGCTTATGATATGGTGATAATCTCACCATCTGTATTTTCCGGAGAACTTCAGAGGCTGGTAGACCATAAAAACGATCACGGCGTAAAGACTGTGCTCAAGACCACCGATGAAATATACAGTGAGTACAGCGGGGTAGACAAGCCCGAGCAGATCAAGTATTTTATCAAAGATGCTATAGAGACATGGGATATTAAGTATGTCCTGCTTGTGGGCGGCCTCAAATCACTTATCTGGGCGAAACCGAGAGATAATGCAAATGAAGGCTCGGAGAGGTGGCATGTCCCTGTGCGATATACAAACCTTTATGATAATCCAAAGTATCCATTAGATGTATCCACCATCCATGATCCTGGAGTCCTCTGCGACCTGTACTATGCCGATGTCTATAAAGAGGGAGGGATTTTTGAGGATTGGGATCCAAACAATGACGGCATTTTTGCTGCTTGGAACAAACCAGGAGTTGAAAATGATACCGATCTCGATTTTTATCCTGATGTGGCGGTAGGAAGGTTAGCATGCCGAAACATAAAAGAGGTGAGAACGGTGGTTGACAAAATCATCACGTACGAACAGAACCCATGCGATCCTTCCTGGTTTAAGAAAATGACGGTGATCTCTGGAGATGGGTTCCTCGATCAACAGGATCTGGATTTCCAATGGGATACCAACAGTCTACCTAATGGGGAATACACCATTTATGCACAAAGCACAAATGATGAGGATGAATCAGGACCAATAGACG